From Paenibacillus sp. PvR098:
AGCATACCGGAATACGAGCAGGTGCCCATCATCGCTTTGTCGGCGAAAGTCATGGCGGAAGACAGGCAGCAAAGCCTGGAGGCCGGCGCATCCGACTACATCAGAAAACCGGTCGACTTGTCCAAGCTGCTGTCCATGCTGGCCCGGGTCATGAATTGAATGAAACCGTCATGCCTAACCGGCTGACGGTTTTTTTGCATGTGTTTAAAGGTCAGTTCCACAGGTTAATAGGTTGATAGGTTGATAAACCGCCTTACGGGAGAAGGAGCTGACGCTATGCTTTGGGAATGCTTTTATCACGTTTCTCACAGTAACTGGGCCTATGCCTATGATAACGAAACTGTGCATCTTCGAATCCGTACCAAACGCGACGATGTAGAAGAAATACACGCCGTAACAGGAGACAAGTACGATTGGGATCGTACGTATGCGGAATACCCGATGATGAAGACTGCTTCGGATGCCATGTTCGATTACTGGGAGGCGTATCTCAAACCCGCTTACCGCCGGGTTTCCTACGGATTCCGACTCAGGTCGGGAGAGGAGACAGCCTGGATGGTCGAAACCGGAATTTACGGTGAACCACCCACCCCGCCAGGAGGATACTTCGACTTTCCTTACATCCACGAAATTGATACGCACTCGGCTCCGGACTGGGCGAAATCGGCCGTATTTTATCAAATATTCCCTGACCGCTTCGCAAACGGCAATCCGGACAACGATCCGGAAGGAACCGAGGAGTGGGGAAACCAACCGACAACGGACAACCTATTTGGCGGAGACCTGCAGGGCATCATCGATCATCTCGATTACATAGAAGATTTAGGCGTCAACGCGCTTTATCTTACGCCGGTATTTCGCTCCCCATCCAATCATAAGTACGACACGCTGGATTACAAAAAGGTAGACCCTCAGTTCGGGAATATCGATACCTTAAAAACATTGGTGGAAGCCTGCCACGAACGAGGTATCCGCGTCATGCTGGATGCCGTATTCAACCACTGCAGCGTGGAGTTCCCTCCGTTTCAAGACTTGGTCAAGAACGGCGAGGACTCCATGTACGTCGACTGGTTTCACGTACGCAAGTATCCGCTGGAGGTACAAGACGGCATTCCCACTTATGATACCTTCGGATTTTTCGAGCACATGCCCAAGTTCAACACCGCGAACCCGGAAGTAAGGCAATACTT
This genomic window contains:
- a CDS encoding alpha-glycosidase, with the protein product MLWECFYHVSHSNWAYAYDNETVHLRIRTKRDDVEEIHAVTGDKYDWDRTYAEYPMMKTASDAMFDYWEAYLKPAYRRVSYGFRLRSGEETAWMVETGIYGEPPTPPGGYFDFPYIHEIDTHSAPDWAKSAVFYQIFPDRFANGNPDNDPEGTEEWGNQPTTDNLFGGDLQGIIDHLDYIEDLGVNALYLTPVFRSPSNHKYDTLDYKKVDPQFGNIDTLKTLVEACHERGIRVMLDAVFNHCSVEFPPFQDLVKNGEDSMYVDWFHVRKYPLEVQDGIPTYDTFGFFEHMPKFNTANPEVRQYLLDIAEYWIKEVDIDGWRLDVANEIDHQFWRDFRKVVKTAKPEAYIVGEVWNDSMKWLLGDQFDSVMNYPFSSKVLEFFSGSYIDGHTFSSSMGHLLMRYPQQTNEVIFNLLCSHDTPRMLTRVGEDKRRLKLCVVFLLTYMGTPCIFYGDEIGLSGGDDPDCRKCMEWDPERQDNELYDFYKLMIALRKEYDVLRKGSFRFLKADSGDSRIIYERIDDSMHFTIWMNNTEEETVLSHPMETSDWKDALSGQEALPEDGMMNIKLDPLGYRILYRSL